atgatttgaagtctcgtgtagatttgacagtggtaaagaataattgcaaagaattttacaagattctgagatccaggttaccaagatcttgtataattgcatctcaaattgaaatccgattttacgaaaggagaaatcggtttgatagcccatgcgtggaagaattcaagttaatgaggcgttatctcaataaatttattaacaagttgagtttcaagaattacttgttcagagtagagggtccaggtagattagataatagaaggttatacagggacgccgcacatttaaactctgttgggttagatctgctctatagattgatttgtgattgtctgaaatattgttttaatagcaaTCAGCAAAGATGTCAGAATTATCGCTTTTGATAAATTCTCGGAAATACATCCGCAGTCAAGTGACTAAGAATGTCAATCGAATTGAAGATTGTAAATTGGGTTCAGAAGTTGAACGGCGATCACTTATCTCTAAATTTCATGGATTTGCTGAAGAGCTGaaggtttataattctaaaatagctaagttattatgggaagaagaggaagatgaatccAAATTGAATATTGAGTTTGAAGCTTGTGAGAGCTACttggataaaataaacttttttatagctacccttgaggctactaaagattcagttcctccccattctgtacttgaagaagctagaagccttttgagaagccctacagctcctttaccagcatttaaaagtgtagagggagaaaatatagagaaatttctttgtgaatttgaagaggttattaaaaccttcaagtacactcagagagacaaattactgctgctgaagcaacaagtttcaggtcgtgcatccatactactcgattcacttgaaacagacaaacagatatatgaagatgcaaaattaattttaaggtctgctttagcatcccctaggtttcagaagtttacgttaataaaacagttgacagatatgaaaatgccttaccaaactaatccatttgcgtacgttggtcagatgaaaaatttcatggaatctgttaagttgttgaaaatggaagtggacgattttttgaactatttcttttggaatggcatgaacagcaccttccaatctcagctagtaaatattaccaataagacgaggccctccctttcagaaattaatgataacatttttgaagcatgtgaacgatatgccatagcatctcagaaaatttatacaaaagttaagaagtttcccaaaacttcagagactgttaatctagcctctaatgtgaatgttgaagggcagcctactaaggcgaaatgctctttatgtgcttatgacagagcaactgatgatcaccaagttttcaagtgcccggtttataatagtaataaggcaAAGGTGGATAAGCTGAAAGAGATAGGAGGTTGCCTTAAGTGTGCCAGTTCCTCTCATTCTGCGGGTTTGTGCAAATTTAGACTTCATAAGAAATGCAGAGGATGTAATGGCTGGCATTTCACCTTTCTCTGCATTAAAAGAGATTCCCCAAAAGAAGAGGTGGTCAATGCTAGAAGTCTTAATAAAAACTCCAATTTAGTTAATGAGAAATCTGAAAAGGTTTCCACGGGGGTAGTATTTTCAGTGGATGCTCTTCAGTGCTATGGCAATAGATCTGCTCTACCAACTTTCACTTGTCAGCTAGAGGACCATACCCAAATAAGAGGTTTACAAGACTCTGGCTGTCAGTGTAATTTTATCACGGATAGAGCGGTTAAGAAGATTCAGTTCAAAGTTTTGAGGAGAAATGTGAGTCTTACTGTTAATGGTTTTAACTCTGCTAAATCATATAATACAAAGGTTgtggaactgaatttaaaatttggtcaggaaatttgcaaggtggaggccctatgtgtaccttatataaatataaatttgaagttgcctaatttgttcagggtggcaagccatttctctgctaagggttacacccttgcagataaacagttgctaaataatggggatgagttaaatagtatagatttcatcctaggcactaactctgctcactgcactatggcgtcaacagttaggtttggacaggatagtccttcagtatactttcaaacttcctttggagtgatgcttcttggtaatgttgacacaatgttaaaaaatttacattgccttcctgatttaaatgcagttgaaacttcaattacttgcaagtctgatgttgctcagttggatgtaggttctcttgattccattggccttggattaggtaaatttaatgatgaatctatattggagcatgaggaaatggtggtagaagctaattttctagttttaaatgagaacgggggcataaaggagcaagcactacaaagggccaccgagcaaatgttggaatttgactgcaaaaggatccttaattatgataaggaagagaatgagacatctgtggaactcaataattctctagtaagatatgcacttaacaatgccactgttaatgaggatggaagaatatcaatgcctctgctatggaacagtaaggtgtcccacttacttggtaaaaattataaactagctgaagcagtgttgaagtcaaatttaaagaagctttgcaaaagggagatgcatctgaaactcatggatgaagtcattaaagaacaagaaaatttaggaatagttgaaaagatcccaaaccttaagcattacctaactgaacatcctgaacatagttttttaccccacatgggggtGTTAAAACTTGATCGAGAGACTACAAAATGCAGAGTAGTATTTCTATTAAACATATTTGAGGCGGACCCTAGGAAACCCATGACAGTAAGCCATAACCAGGCAATTCATCCAGGGCCGTCGTTAAACCAAAAGTTAAGTT
This DNA window, taken from Palaemon carinicauda isolate YSFRI2023 chromosome 10, ASM3689809v2, whole genome shotgun sequence, encodes the following:
- the LOC137648006 gene encoding uncharacterized protein, with translation MSELSLLINSRKYIRSQVTKNVNRIEDCKLGSEVERRSLISKFHGFAEELKVYNSKIAKLLWEEEEDESKLNIEFEACESYLDKINFFIATLEATKDSVPPHSVLEEARSLLRSPTAPLPAFKSVEGENIEKFLCEFEEVIKTFKYTQRDKLLLLKQQVSGRASILLDSLETDKQIYEDAKLILRSALASPRFQKFTLIKQLTDMKMPYQTNPFAYVGQMKNFMESVKLLKMEVDDFLNYFFWNGMNSTFQSQLVNITNKTRPSLSEINDNIFEACERYAIASQKIYTKVKKFPKTSETVNLASNVNVEGQPTKAKCSLCAYDRATDDHQVFKCPVYNSNKAKVDKLKEIGGCLKCASSSHSAGLCKFRLHKKCRGCNGWHFTFLCIKRDSPKEEVVNARSLNKNSNLVNEKSEKVSTGVVFSVDALQCYGNRSALPTFTCQLEDHTQIRGLQDSGCQCNFITDRAVKKIQFKVLRRNVSLTVNGFNSAKSYNTKVVELNLKFGQEICKVEALCVPYININLKLPNLFRVASHFSAKGYTLADKQLLNNGDELNSIDFILGTNSAHCTMASTVRFGQDSPSVYFQTSFGVMLLGNVDTMLKNLHCLPDLNAVETSITCKSDVAQLDVGSLDSIGLGLGKFNDESILEHEEMVVEANFLVLNENGGIKEQALQRATEQMLEFDCKRILNYDKEENETSVELNNSLVRYALNNATVNEDGRISMPLLWNSKVSHLLGKNYKLAEAVLKSNLKKLCKREMHLKLMDEVIKEQENLGIVEKIPNLKHYLTEHPEHSFLPHMGVLKLDRETTKCRVVFLLNIFEADPRKPMTVSHNQAIHPGPSLNQKLSSALLHLRFGSKIFCFDLKKAFNQIALRPSDQNKLLFLWVRSVKKKDFSLVGYKNLILSFGLRCSPTILMLSLYKILVLDVEDDTQECDKSLGWDDILPAEKLKECKCIARQANFTPEIVVQRFVGERDGQYRLLACVDASIDKTDRYKPVTHKIIEAGDIVLLKDPHIKALNYPLGIVKGVVKNDLGEVTNAQILKGKSGEVVKRHVTSLIPLLRDQGCISGIAPSVRPKKTIAVDSNYRYPKRAAAVASGLRTKEMLLE